One segment of Vibrio gazogenes DNA contains the following:
- the malF gene encoding maltose ABC transporter permease MalF has product MQFVQKADPGSLSTGHKIKWVILFAIGSLNGYASIMMYARGEIAFALLTIVLTALALYIFGSRKTYAHRYIYPGIAGMILFIMFPLVYTIGLSFTNYSAKNQLSLERAQSVLLDQTYQSGQNYPFTLYHAQNGYRLVIRNGEQLLATPAFSLGRHPAKQLALTPIQSPQGWTKESLKTVIQHRDTLSGLKLVTPDKQTIRMNGLRRFSAIFPKYQLLDDGMTLRNQQNGELLKPNMDIGFYQPVDQHGQFDKTPISPGFIVKIGTANFERVWQDDGIKEPFISIFIWTVAFSALTVGLTLIIGLVLASVVQWEALRGRSAYRVLLILPYAVPAFISILIFKGLFNQSFGEINMVLNALFGLKPAWFSDPIMARVMVIAVNTWLGFPYMMILCMGLLKAIPEDLYEASAIDGAGPLYNFTKITLPLMIKPLTPLLIASFAFNFNNFVMIYLLTGGGPNMIGTTEPAGYTDLLVSYTYRIAFEGSGGRDFGLASAIATLIFLLVGALALINLRFTRTGQD; this is encoded by the coding sequence ATGCAATTCGTTCAGAAAGCAGACCCCGGCAGTTTGAGTACCGGTCATAAAATCAAGTGGGTGATACTGTTTGCGATAGGCAGCCTGAACGGTTATGCCAGTATCATGATGTATGCGCGTGGTGAAATTGCGTTTGCGTTGTTGACCATTGTTCTGACAGCGCTGGCACTGTACATTTTTGGCAGCCGGAAAACATATGCGCATCGTTATATTTATCCCGGCATTGCAGGCATGATCCTGTTTATTATGTTTCCGCTGGTTTACACCATCGGACTCTCCTTCACCAATTACAGCGCAAAAAACCAGCTTTCTTTAGAACGCGCGCAGTCAGTCTTACTTGATCAGACTTATCAAAGCGGTCAGAACTATCCTTTTACCCTGTATCACGCGCAAAACGGCTACCGTTTGGTGATCCGCAACGGAGAGCAGTTACTGGCGACTCCGGCATTTTCACTGGGTCGCCATCCGGCTAAACAGTTGGCCTTAACACCGATTCAGTCTCCGCAAGGATGGACAAAAGAGTCACTCAAAACCGTGATTCAACATCGGGATACACTGTCCGGGCTGAAATTAGTTACCCCGGACAAACAAACGATTCGGATGAATGGGTTACGTCGGTTTTCAGCCATTTTCCCCAAATATCAGTTGCTCGATGATGGGATGACGCTGCGTAATCAGCAAAATGGTGAATTACTCAAGCCCAACATGGATATCGGCTTTTATCAGCCGGTTGATCAGCATGGTCAGTTTGATAAGACCCCGATATCTCCGGGATTTATTGTCAAAATCGGGACGGCTAACTTTGAGCGGGTGTGGCAGGACGATGGGATTAAAGAACCGTTCATCAGCATCTTTATCTGGACGGTGGCTTTTTCCGCGCTAACCGTCGGGCTGACCCTGATCATCGGTTTGGTACTTGCCAGCGTCGTGCAATGGGAAGCGCTGCGCGGACGGTCGGCTTATCGTGTGCTACTGATCTTGCCTTATGCAGTACCGGCATTCATTTCGATTCTTATTTTTAAAGGGTTGTTTAATCAGAGTTTCGGTGAAATCAACATGGTGTTGAATGCGCTGTTCGGTCTCAAACCGGCATGGTTTTCCGATCCCATCATGGCTCGGGTTATGGTGATTGCGGTCAACACCTGGCTTGGATTTCCCTACATGATGATTTTGTGTATGGGATTACTGAAAGCGATTCCCGAAGATCTCTATGAAGCCTCAGCGATTGATGGCGCAGGGCCGTTGTACAATTTTACGAAAATCACGCTTCCGTTGATGATCAAGCCGTTAACGCCGCTCTTGATTGCCAGCTTCGCGTTTAATTTTAATAACTTCGTGATGATTTATCTGCTGACCGGCGGCGGGCCAAATATGATCGGGACGACCGAGCCGGCCGGCTATACGGACTTACTGGTCAGCTACACCTATCGGATTGCCTTTGAGGGCAGTGGCGGTCGGGACTTCGGTCTGGCCAGTGCGATTGCAACACTGATCTTCTTACTGGTGGGTGCATTGGCATTAATCAATCTTCGTTTCACTCGGACAGGACAAGATTAA
- a CDS encoding cellulose-binding domain-containing protein, translated as MIKKRFSALCGALLLFCTSVYAQNETLTVDMSDPIGPVTHAASGALYGITDSLPTDINGDVAPLHPRMYTQPARSGAGYQQPIGAAIPVSKRLANTTAEVTVRLADLLPGWPYQWSGWSHWSARVRSVIADKRASGRDNYYGYEIFNEPNITWDDDANGNFKSSLWKPTYDLIRSQDPGERIIGPSAAWYHASYIQAFLEYCVANNCLPDVISWHELGGSDNITANIADYRARERALGISPRPISINEYSHDTHKYEGAPGVSVPFIAKFERNRVESANISWWFTNLPGRLGSLLTANNQRGGGWWLYKWYGDMTGNMLNVTPPHQNGDGLDGFANLDTQSGSASICLGGNFTGTANVVFNNIPASFGDTVDVTVEYVTWANKDTPVAGPVTAMQSVETVFNGSLTVPVDVFNPLYGYRVTINGQGFGSEGSSAQVELESLSSQERFAPFSVLSDAGAQYIVWPNNGDQFLNSASDDASGQVLIPFSLSQSTAIQLQIRANLPNANDDSFYFKLDDGNWMVQNNKQTSGWNTFTLGTFDNLAAGNHTLRIERREDGAKLDFITLLTAAGDIEIGASDNPPGNSCNGINVYPNWPASDWPGSGYNHANAGDQMVYQNTLYQANWYTNSVPGSDASWTLIGDCD; from the coding sequence ATGATCAAAAAACGATTTTCGGCTTTGTGCGGTGCGCTGTTGTTATTTTGTACGAGTGTTTACGCACAAAATGAAACACTCACTGTCGACATGTCAGATCCGATTGGTCCCGTTACACACGCCGCATCTGGCGCACTTTACGGTATCACTGATAGTTTACCCACAGACATCAATGGCGATGTCGCGCCGCTTCATCCCAGAATGTATACGCAACCCGCCAGAAGTGGGGCGGGGTACCAGCAGCCGATTGGTGCTGCTATCCCCGTGTCGAAAAGATTAGCGAATACCACCGCCGAAGTGACTGTCCGCTTAGCGGATTTACTGCCCGGCTGGCCTTATCAGTGGTCGGGCTGGTCACATTGGTCTGCGAGAGTTCGCTCGGTTATCGCAGACAAGCGTGCCTCAGGAAGAGATAATTACTACGGTTATGAAATTTTCAATGAACCCAATATTACCTGGGATGACGATGCGAACGGAAACTTCAAATCATCACTATGGAAACCCACCTATGACCTGATTCGCAGTCAGGATCCCGGTGAACGCATTATCGGCCCATCAGCGGCTTGGTATCATGCCTCATACATTCAGGCGTTTCTCGAATACTGCGTTGCAAACAACTGTCTGCCCGATGTGATCAGCTGGCACGAACTGGGTGGCTCAGACAATATCACGGCAAATATTGCCGACTACCGTGCCCGGGAAAGGGCGCTGGGTATTTCACCCCGTCCCATCAGCATCAACGAATATTCCCATGACACGCACAAATATGAAGGCGCACCCGGGGTATCCGTACCATTTATTGCAAAATTTGAGCGCAATCGGGTGGAATCGGCGAATATCTCTTGGTGGTTCACCAACCTGCCAGGCAGACTCGGTAGCCTGCTAACGGCCAATAACCAACGCGGTGGTGGCTGGTGGCTGTACAAATGGTATGGGGATATGACGGGCAACATGCTCAATGTTACGCCGCCCCATCAAAATGGTGATGGTTTGGATGGCTTCGCCAACTTAGACACCCAGTCCGGTTCCGCCAGTATCTGTCTCGGCGGTAATTTTACCGGTACTGCGAATGTTGTATTCAACAATATCCCTGCCAGTTTTGGCGATACTGTCGATGTGACAGTGGAATATGTCACTTGGGCAAATAAAGATACACCTGTTGCCGGGCCCGTTACCGCGATGCAATCGGTAGAAACTGTGTTTAACGGTTCGCTCACTGTACCCGTTGATGTTTTTAATCCGCTTTATGGTTACCGAGTTACGATTAACGGGCAGGGTTTCGGCTCCGAAGGTTCCTCCGCTCAAGTCGAACTGGAAAGCTTGTCGAGCCAAGAACGATTCGCGCCGTTTTCCGTGTTATCAGATGCCGGAGCGCAGTATATTGTCTGGCCCAATAACGGTGATCAATTCCTGAATTCCGCATCGGATGATGCAAGTGGCCAAGTTTTAATCCCCTTTAGCTTATCGCAGTCGACTGCTATCCAACTGCAGATCCGCGCCAACCTGCCAAACGCCAACGATGACTCGTTTTATTTCAAACTGGATGATGGCAACTGGATGGTTCAAAACAACAAACAAACCAGTGGCTGGAACACTTTCACACTGGGGACTTTCGATAACCTTGCGGCAGGCAACCATACATTGCGTATCGAACGTCGCGAAGATGGCGCCAAACTGGACTTTATTACACTATTAACGGCTGCGGGTGATATCGAGATCGGTGCATCGGATAACCCTCCGGGCAACAGTTGCAACGGTATTAATGTTTACCCCAACTGGCCTGCTAGTGACTGGCCCGGTAGTGGCTATAATCACGCTAATGCCGGTGATCAAATGGTTTATCAAAACACGCTATATCAAGCGAACTGGTACACCAACAGTGTCCCTGGCAGTGATGCATCCTGGACGTTGATTGGCGATTGTGATTGA
- a CDS encoding DUF262 domain-containing protein, which produces MSLEKEIKKARKEIVSDGYDMSLGEVMNLYKDDELKINPEFQRLFRWDVTRKTRFIESILLSIPIPPIFVFQDKDGNWELIDGLQRLSTILEFSGVLKGPEGEKVEPSTLEGTKFLPSLSDKRWQVWNEGDSAIDKSMQMQIKRARIRVEILLKESDENAKYELFQRLNTGGAQLSEQEVRNCVAVMINAEFYKLLKKLAEIDDFTKTVNQTEKAVEKQAGVELVLRFFAFKHHPYKKGLDVHEYLDEALVEISKNDEIDWGEEETRFKKTFSLLNDSLGDNAFKRWGGHSFGGKFLMSLYETIAFGISQNLDEIEHKGRDEQKEFVITRAKDLWSDPVFEKNSGAGIRGTTRLSKLLPMAKGFFKP; this is translated from the coding sequence ATGAGTCTCGAGAAAGAAATTAAGAAAGCAAGGAAAGAGATCGTATCTGACGGCTATGATATGTCTTTAGGCGAAGTCATGAATTTGTATAAAGATGACGAATTAAAGATCAACCCAGAGTTTCAGAGGCTATTTCGTTGGGATGTCACTAGGAAAACGCGATTCATTGAGTCGATACTATTAAGTATTCCAATCCCCCCAATTTTCGTATTCCAAGATAAAGATGGGAATTGGGAGTTAATTGATGGCCTTCAGCGGCTATCCACTATCTTAGAGTTCTCAGGGGTTTTAAAAGGCCCTGAAGGAGAAAAAGTAGAACCAAGTACACTAGAGGGGACGAAGTTTTTGCCTAGCTTGTCTGATAAACGTTGGCAAGTCTGGAATGAAGGAGACTCGGCAATAGACAAGAGCATGCAAATGCAGATTAAGAGAGCCAGAATTCGTGTCGAAATTCTCCTTAAAGAAAGCGATGAAAATGCCAAATATGAACTGTTTCAGCGATTAAATACGGGTGGCGCACAACTCTCTGAACAAGAAGTTAGAAATTGTGTTGCTGTTATGATCAACGCTGAATTTTACAAGCTCTTGAAAAAGTTAGCTGAAATTGACGACTTTACAAAAACAGTAAATCAAACAGAAAAAGCAGTTGAAAAACAAGCTGGGGTTGAGCTTGTTCTTAGATTTTTTGCATTTAAACATCATCCATATAAAAAAGGCTTAGATGTTCATGAATACCTTGATGAAGCTCTAGTAGAAATCTCAAAAAATGATGAAATCGACTGGGGTGAGGAGGAAACACGATTTAAGAAAACGTTTAGCTTGCTGAATGACTCGCTCGGGGATAATGCGTTTAAACGTTGGGGTGGCCATAGTTTTGGTGGAAAATTTCTCATGTCACTCTATGAAACAATTGCATTTGGAATTTCTCAAAACCTTGACGAAATCGAACATAAAGGGCGAGACGAGCAAAAGGAATTCGTAATTACTAGAGCGAAAGACTTATGGAGTGACCCTGTATTTGAGAAAAATTCTGGTGCAGGGATTCGCGGTACAACACGCCTTTCTAAACTTCTTCCTATGGCTAAAGGTTTTTTCAAGCCATGA
- a CDS encoding MAE_28990/MAE_18760 family HEPN-like nuclease codes for MSKIRTINQLQNALDSEFSWRLKEIANLKIVVRTSENLNKKTAVRAAIPLLYGHWEGFVKNASTYYLEFVNGQSLTYRKLKSCFVVFGVKRKINDLVSSKNSNVSISTLEFLRDELDERAKLKIESAIRTEFNLSSKVFANIANSIGINTQAYESRYHLIDESLLNRRNYIAHGEYLDVDSEGFRELADEILFLLRSYKTDIENAVSLEEYKISA; via the coding sequence ATGAGTAAAATTAGAACGATAAATCAATTGCAAAATGCTTTAGATAGCGAGTTTTCATGGCGGTTAAAAGAAATCGCAAATCTCAAAATTGTCGTCCGAACTTCTGAAAATCTAAATAAGAAGACTGCTGTCAGGGCTGCTATACCGCTTTTGTATGGCCACTGGGAAGGATTTGTAAAAAACGCATCAACATATTATCTAGAGTTCGTTAACGGGCAGTCATTGACGTATAGAAAATTAAAATCTTGCTTTGTTGTATTTGGAGTGAAACGAAAAATCAACGATTTGGTGAGTTCGAAGAACTCTAACGTATCTATATCTACTCTAGAGTTCCTGCGTGACGAGCTTGATGAAAGGGCTAAACTGAAAATTGAATCTGCTATTCGAACTGAATTTAATCTTAGTTCGAAGGTTTTCGCGAACATAGCCAACTCGATTGGTATTAACACTCAAGCTTATGAATCTCGATATCATCTCATTGATGAGAGTCTATTAAATAGGAGAAATTATATAGCTCATGGTGAATATTTGGATGTTGACTCAGAAGGCTTTAGGGAATTAGCAGATGAAATACTCTTCTTACTTCGCTCATATAAAACTGATATAGAAAATGCAGTATCCCTTGAGGAATACAAGATAAGTGCATAA
- a CDS encoding acyltransferase produces MTTPRILNAQIKDITCGENVTIVEPANIYGCELKDDVFVGPFVEIQKNAVIGARTKVQSHTFICEYVTIGNDCFVGHGVMFANDLFKNGQPDPNPDNWGRTVIEDNVTIGSNATVLPVHICDGAVIGAGSVVTKDITEKGIYAGNPARKLRDLP; encoded by the coding sequence ATGACAACCCCACGAATTTTAAACGCTCAAATTAAAGATATAACCTGTGGTGAAAACGTCACGATTGTTGAGCCTGCCAATATTTATGGCTGTGAGCTCAAGGATGATGTGTTTGTTGGGCCGTTTGTCGAAATACAAAAGAACGCAGTCATTGGTGCCCGGACAAAAGTACAGTCGCATACTTTTATTTGTGAGTACGTCACGATTGGCAACGACTGTTTCGTCGGGCATGGGGTGATGTTTGCTAACGACCTTTTTAAGAACGGCCAGCCAGATCCAAACCCAGATAATTGGGGGCGTACCGTGATTGAAGACAACGTGACAATCGGGTCGAATGCAACCGTGCTGCCTGTTCATATCTGTGATGGTGCTGTGATTGGTGCCGGGAGTGTAGTGACCAAGGACATTACTGAGAAAGGGATTTACGCGGGGAACCCGGCCAGAAAGTTAAGAGATTTACCGTAA
- a CDS encoding TcdA/TcdB catalytic glycosyltransferase domain-containing protein: MSIPKIVHIIWVGGKSPITSATGLKSNLARIINWKEKLTGWEVILWTETERALTGPAFNTLIENKIKVQDISSVLKDFEEPWSQFVHDELFGSQANFGAASDILRVAILVKFGGLYTDLDNFPGTNINSMNTLASSQDLYVGLYENPAVFCNAVLAAKKGSQFMKDYMAEIVNEYRRMYSPSLADIESMPILSPLKEKIKESYNSFKKVGNEKYTNRLLDALTNFNIIYHRKIDRLNTTINMTGPRILRWCIERHFFNYSDDYVEYIKSYKDYEVFTTQANKLKDNYIPIDVIKITSENSWGGKDNLDLLIDQANKDLEKLVDNITSDWLNDVD, from the coding sequence ATGAGTATACCAAAAATCGTTCATATTATATGGGTTGGAGGGAAAAGCCCTATAACAAGTGCAACTGGACTTAAATCAAATTTAGCCAGAATTATTAATTGGAAAGAAAAACTTACAGGTTGGGAGGTAATTCTATGGACCGAAACTGAGAGAGCATTAACTGGCCCTGCATTTAATACATTAATCGAAAATAAAATCAAAGTGCAAGATATATCATCAGTTTTAAAAGATTTTGAAGAACCCTGGTCACAGTTTGTTCATGATGAACTTTTCGGCAGTCAAGCTAATTTTGGGGCGGCAAGTGATATTTTACGAGTTGCCATTTTGGTCAAATTTGGAGGTTTATATACAGATCTTGATAACTTTCCTGGAACCAATATAAATAGCATGAATACACTTGCATCCAGCCAAGACCTCTATGTAGGTTTATATGAAAATCCAGCAGTTTTTTGTAATGCAGTTTTGGCGGCAAAGAAGGGTAGCCAGTTTATGAAAGATTATATGGCAGAAATAGTTAATGAATATAGGCGAATGTATTCGCCATCATTAGCCGACATTGAGTCAATGCCGATACTCAGCCCTCTTAAAGAAAAAATAAAGGAAAGTTATAATTCATTCAAAAAAGTTGGCAATGAAAAATATACAAATCGACTACTCGATGCTTTGACTAACTTTAACATTATATACCACAGGAAAATAGATCGATTAAACACAACAATCAACATGACTGGACCAAGAATATTAAGGTGGTGCATAGAACGTCACTTCTTCAATTATTCAGATGATTACGTTGAATATATAAAATCATATAAAGATTATGAAGTCTTTACCACTCAAGCCAATAAATTAAAAGATAATTATATTCCCATTGATGTAATCAAAATAACATCCGAAAACAGCTGGGGGGGAAAAGATAACTTAGATTTATTAATTGATCAAGCTAACAAAGATCTTGAAAAACTGGTTGATAATATTACTAGTGACTGGTTAAACGATGTCGATTAG
- a CDS encoding aspartate/glutamate racemase family protein, with amino-acid sequence MRILVVNPNTTASMTEKACLAARQVASEGTEIIAVTSAHGPVSIEGYYDEALAVPGMLQAIQAHENFDAVVIACFDDTGLDAARCVTDKPVIGIGEAGYRVASMLANKFSVVTTLARSVPALEHNLLRYGMERQCISVRSSEIPVLELECDGSDAMQKIGQEIEQAIVEDRAEAIVLGCAGMVDLAEKLSAQFAIPVLDGVTCAVSLCESLVRLRVKTSRQGGYAPPPTEKMAASAFHATSRQTTD; translated from the coding sequence ATGCGGATTCTCGTTGTTAACCCGAATACGACAGCCAGTATGACCGAAAAAGCCTGTCTTGCTGCCCGGCAAGTTGCCTCTGAGGGGACTGAAATTATCGCCGTGACTTCGGCACACGGGCCGGTTTCAATTGAAGGATATTATGATGAGGCGCTGGCTGTCCCCGGGATGCTTCAAGCCATTCAGGCACACGAGAATTTCGATGCAGTGGTGATTGCCTGTTTTGATGACACGGGTCTGGACGCCGCTCGTTGTGTCACCGATAAACCGGTGATTGGCATTGGTGAAGCGGGTTATCGGGTTGCTTCGATGCTCGCCAACAAATTCAGCGTCGTCACAACCCTCGCCCGCTCTGTGCCTGCGTTGGAACACAATTTATTGCGTTATGGAATGGAAAGACAATGTATCAGCGTGCGTTCTTCTGAAATCCCAGTGCTTGAATTAGAATGCGACGGCTCAGATGCGATGCAGAAAATCGGCCAGGAAATTGAGCAAGCGATTGTCGAAGATCGGGCGGAAGCAATTGTCCTTGGTTGTGCCGGGATGGTTGATCTGGCGGAAAAACTATCGGCTCAGTTTGCAATCCCGGTGCTTGATGGGGTCACTTGTGCCGTGTCGCTGTGTGAAAGTCTGGTCAGACTCCGAGTCAAAACCTCGCGTCAGGGCGGCTATGCGCCGCCACCGACTGAGAAAATGGCAGCATCAGCCTTTCACGCCACCAGCCGTCAGACCACCGACTAA
- a CDS encoding AraC family transcriptional regulator — MTLFYRKALLCVAVLLVLSAILLYAGVLLSTHETAFLPLENSDINWFYGTEPPDQQQDDKVVVLNSGETSQPITFDFWVSTEEKYPYTSFIINLADPQDVSDLIDLSSYSRISFRIQCDPENILVFALYTYVDHVTKLGKPETYRVSLDFLTCNKQSRKISFELNDLDSADWWLERYGLAYTDRTADLRRTHGFSINNSLQSPRGSHSKVEISDLVLVSENVSYVWGSVALIVVAWLVLAYFLMKLYVQEKICCAKEQVNTNRPFIAYQQLSVKQQPDDPKSALLSHIAVEYINPEINIESAAATLGTTRSKINKLLKAEFSLTFTAYVNKLRLAEASRLLIEEQHLSVKQIALGVGYANVTYFNMLFKKEYGCAPKTFRLNRFKDSKTEY; from the coding sequence ATGACATTATTTTATCGCAAAGCGTTACTTTGTGTTGCTGTTCTCCTTGTTCTATCCGCTATTTTGCTATACGCAGGGGTGCTCCTTTCCACCCATGAAACCGCTTTTTTGCCGCTGGAGAATAGTGATATCAACTGGTTTTACGGGACTGAGCCGCCAGATCAGCAACAAGACGACAAGGTCGTGGTGTTAAACAGTGGAGAAACGTCGCAGCCTATCACCTTCGATTTTTGGGTTTCTACGGAGGAGAAATATCCCTATACCTCTTTTATTATCAATCTTGCCGACCCACAAGATGTGAGTGATTTGATCGATCTCAGTTCTTATTCCAGAATCAGTTTTCGTATTCAATGTGATCCTGAAAATATTCTCGTTTTTGCGCTCTATACCTATGTTGACCATGTGACAAAACTTGGAAAACCAGAAACCTATCGCGTTAGCCTCGATTTTCTAACCTGCAATAAGCAAAGCCGTAAAATATCATTCGAATTAAATGATCTGGATTCCGCTGACTGGTGGCTTGAGCGCTATGGTTTGGCGTATACAGATCGCACTGCAGATTTACGAAGGACGCACGGTTTTTCTATCAATAACTCGCTCCAAAGCCCAAGAGGAAGTCACTCGAAAGTTGAAATATCCGATTTGGTACTGGTTTCGGAGAACGTCAGCTATGTGTGGGGGAGTGTTGCGCTCATCGTCGTTGCTTGGTTAGTCTTGGCATATTTTTTAATGAAATTATATGTACAGGAAAAAATATGCTGCGCAAAAGAACAAGTGAATACCAATCGTCCCTTCATTGCTTATCAGCAGTTGTCGGTCAAACAGCAACCTGACGATCCGAAGTCGGCGCTTCTTTCCCATATTGCCGTTGAGTACATCAACCCAGAGATCAATATTGAAAGTGCCGCAGCCACTCTGGGAACAACCCGCTCAAAAATTAATAAGCTCCTAAAAGCTGAATTCAGTCTCACTTTTACCGCATACGTGAATAAACTTCGTCTGGCAGAGGCTTCGCGACTACTGATTGAAGAGCAGCATCTTAGCGTCAAACAGATCGCCCTTGGTGTTGGTTATGCGAATGTGACTTACTTTAATATGCTGTTTAAAAAGGAGTACGGCTGCGCACCGAAAACATTCAGGCTGAACCGCTTTAAGGACTCTAAGACGGAGTATTAG
- the malG gene encoding maltose ABC transporter permease MalG, translating into MAMVQGKSLKYRVWATHIGLWFFLSLIIFPMLMIVAISLREGNFATGSIIPEHPSWEHWKLALGFAVTHADGSVTPPPFPVLTWLWNSVKVATISSVLIVALSTTSAYAFARMKFGGKSLILKAMMIFQMFPAVLALVAIYALFDKLGQYIPFLGLNTHGGLILSYLGGIALHVWTIKGYFETIDGSLEEAAALDGATPWQAFRLVLLPLSVPILAVVFILSFIAAVGEVPVASLLLSDINQYTLAVGMQQYLYPQNYLWGDFAAAAVLSALPITLVFLLAQRWLVGGLTAGGVKG; encoded by the coding sequence ATGGCAATGGTTCAAGGAAAAAGTTTGAAATACCGAGTCTGGGCAACCCATATTGGCTTATGGTTCTTTCTCTCGCTGATTATTTTTCCGATGCTGATGATCGTGGCAATCTCATTACGGGAAGGTAACTTTGCCACTGGGAGTATCATTCCGGAACATCCGTCTTGGGAGCATTGGAAATTAGCATTGGGATTTGCAGTTACTCATGCTGACGGGAGTGTAACTCCACCACCATTTCCGGTTTTGACCTGGTTGTGGAATTCGGTCAAGGTTGCGACGATCTCCTCGGTGCTGATCGTCGCCTTATCCACCACATCGGCATACGCGTTTGCACGGATGAAATTCGGGGGAAAAAGTCTCATCTTAAAGGCGATGATGATCTTCCAGATGTTTCCGGCAGTGCTGGCGCTGGTGGCGATTTACGCTCTGTTTGATAAGTTAGGTCAGTATATTCCTTTCCTCGGATTGAACACCCACGGTGGGCTGATCTTATCTTATCTGGGGGGAATTGCGCTCCATGTATGGACCATCAAAGGTTATTTTGAAACCATTGATGGCTCGCTGGAAGAGGCCGCAGCACTGGACGGTGCAACCCCGTGGCAAGCCTTCCGTCTGGTGCTGTTACCGCTGTCCGTACCGATTCTTGCTGTGGTTTTCATTCTGTCGTTTATTGCCGCAGTCGGTGAAGTTCCGGTAGCATCCCTGCTCCTGTCTGATATTAATCAGTACACACTAGCGGTCGGAATGCAGCAGTACCTTTATCCGCAAAACTACTTGTGGGGCGATTTTGCTGCGGCAGCGGTATTATCGGCACTGCCGATCACTCTGGTGTTCTTGTTAGCGCAACGCTGGTTAGTCGGTGGTCTGACGGCTGGTGGCGTGAAAGGCTGA